The Narcine bancroftii isolate sNarBan1 chromosome 8, sNarBan1.hap1, whole genome shotgun sequence region AAGGGCTTGAACAAAAAGgtaagaggggaggaggagaggagaggaagggggaaggggccgggggtggggggagtgcagGATGACAGGTAAGGAGTAATAgatgggagggaggaagagaaaaaggctgagatGATGGGAGGAgtgtagctctgaatggagagggaaggagaggaggtggggaactgaaggaaaggagacagaggaatagggaaagagagaaactcaGGGAGGGGGAAATTAGAGGTTAatgttgtctggttggagaggatccagacagaatatgtggtgttgttcctctaatgaGAGGTAGGgcaaaggaagagagagaaaaaaaagtatccTGAGCTCTAAATTGAAGTTAAAGGAGAGACTTGCAGACACTGGGATTTGGAGCAAACACAACCcgctggagaaggtcagcaggattactgggagaaagagaatggtcgatgtttcatCGAAGGTCCCCTGAAGTGAGCAGGTGCTGAGAGAGACATCACAGAGCAGAGCAGTGGACTTTCTGTTTACCTCCTGCTGAAGTAGCCCGGTAGACTGGACATTAGCTGAAGAGTCTGAGGTCACCAGAGATTAGCGACTGGTGGTGCTCTCTCTACTCAAGTGGCGGCTCCGCACTAGAAAGCTTCCTGTCCGGGACAACTGATCTCTGAATTCGCTGGTGACAAAGTAGTAGATGGTTGGATCCAGGCAGGCATTCAAACTTGCGATGCACAGTGACCAGGAATGCAGAACCAGGATATTCTTCCGAACAGAGCAATTCACGATGTAGTTCAGCTTCCTCATTTGGTTGAGTAGGAAGAGTACGTGATAAGGAACAAAGCAAATCAGGAACACCACCGCACACGTCAGAACCAGCCTTAAGGCCTTCTTTCCGCCCCGGTCATTGGGCAGGACTGACTTTAGCCTTAAGGACTCCGCTGTTTTCCAGGTGCAGACGACGATGATGACCATGGGTCCCACAAGGCCCAGGAGTTCTGCTGCGGTAAGCATCAGTATGGAACTCTGCAGCTGGACCTGCTTCATGGGAAGATCTGCGAAACACAGTGAGCTGTTGAACGAGCTGGTGTTCCGCataatggggaagggaaggcacaTCAGAATGACTATCACCCATCCCACCACACTCAAGGCTACATCATACCTGCGCCTCCAGGTGCTGTACTTGAACGGGGTGATCAAGAAGACGCAGCGCTGGATGCTGATGCAAACGAGGAATAGGATGCTTGCGTACATGTTCACGAACTTTAGATAGAAACAGAACAGGCACATGAATTTTCCAAAAGGCCAGATGTGAGTCACATAATAGAAAATCCTCAAGGGCAATGTCAACATGTGGGCCAGGTCAGCAATGGCGAGGTTTATCATGAATATCACTGCCTTCTTTCCCCTTTTGATGTTGCCAATTAGAA contains the following coding sequences:
- the LOC138740716 gene encoding probable G-protein coupled receptor 174, coding for MSLNVSSICPNEQWDSELFLYAVVYGIIVIPGIFGNSIALWVLIGNIKRGKKAVIFMINLAIADLAHMLTLPLRIFYYVTHIWPFGKFMCLFCFYLKFVNMYASILFLVCISIQRCVFLITPFKYSTWRRRYDVALSVVGWVIVILMCLPFPIMRNTSSFNSSLCFADLPMKQVQLQSSILMLTAAELLGLVGPMVIIVVCTWKTAESLRLKSVLPNDRGGKKALRLVLTCAVVFLICFVPYHVLFLLNQMRKLNYIVNCSVRKNILVLHSWSLCIASLNACLDPTIYYFVTSEFRDQLSRTGSFLVRSRHLSRESTTSR